From the genome of Leguminivora glycinivorella isolate SPB_JAAS2020 chromosome Z, LegGlyc_1.1, whole genome shotgun sequence, one region includes:
- the LOC125241715 gene encoding uncharacterized protein LOC125241715, which translates to MSSQTTMGELAARPPDDNKKAFLAIVDIVDRFFPENWREWKIHDISFRDLFGADEISSATEIKLRFAIPTLDLARAFNPTATSLSERAYRAIRNTLVHWPFGRALMYAPHRLMEMIHEPSYDEFMNAVKAIKPVMLRRRAASMELSGSTTPVVITNKRVSSPNTPAARPNDQYQAKRVKDMSTSNITEGSSAHLLASVLGQQTELFNKMIAMQAQQNRNIEKLIESNAYRSSPAELSQHEDLDGSFESQPDSTNSRGEEDGEEEEIAVCTSPDKDRVEVLRSQIAEAQRKLAELQNPETTFDFTPSTVEREPKITKAEEKAVMVGRGCQRLGQSGWYNVRFTDTQKQFQATPIFTALKPNNLLASVTPKYSRTAEILERADLTLGAITHGLIQHRLIFQNLLDNLPSDIKKRVGVDFVEADSSFRKSTDALIQYTCGRRAEVIKERRDLYKPKNVTYKNILRDIPPSDTHLFEEKTLSETVKELGGINKIFPPKRGKLVVPRPAYQQESKDPPRRPYPKARYGQRDSHKAPKPNRPFRPSREEKRKPFFRGGKQGKEGGK; encoded by the coding sequence ATGTCATCGCAGACTACAATGGGTGAACTGGCTGCGAGGCCGCCAGACGATAACAAGAAAGCCTTCCTCGCCATTGTCGACATCGTGGACCGGTTTTTCCCGGAAAATTGGCGGGAATGGAAGATTCACGACATCTCGTTTCGGGACCTTTTTGGGGCGGACGAGATATCATCGGCAACTGAAATCAAGCTCAGATTCGCCATCCCTACCCTGGACCTGGCAAGAGCATTTAACCCTACCGCCACATCCTTGTCAGAGAGAGCATATAGGGCCATCCGTAACACGCTGGTGCACTGGCCCTTCGGCCGAGCACTAATGTATGCTCCTCATAGACTGATGGAGATGATACACGAACCATCGTACGACGAGTTTATGAACGCCGTGAAGGCAATCAAACCCGTCATGCTCAGACGAAGAGCAGCATCCATGGAGCTGTCAGGCAGCACAACGCCGGTGGTTATTACCAATAAGCGGGTGTCTTCTCCTAACACCCCAGCTGCTCGACCAAATGATCAGTATCAAGCGAAGCGCGTCAAAGATATGAGCACCTCCAACATAACGGAGGGTAGCAGCGCACATCTGCTGGCATCGGTTTTAGGTCAGCAAACGGAGCTTTTCAATAAAATGATCGCTATGCAAGCGCAACAGAATAGAAACATCGAGAAGCTGATCGAGAGCAACGCGTATAGGTCATCCCCGGCTGAGCTATCACAACATGAAGATTTGGACGGCTCCTTTGAGTCCCAGCCGGACAGCACGAACTCAAGAGGAGAAGAGGAcggagaagaagaagaaattgCCGTCTGCACAAGCCCAGATAAAGACAGGGTCGAAGTATTACGGTCACAGATAGCGGAGGCACAACGAAAGCTAGCGGAATTACAAAACCCGGAAACGACTTTTGATTTCACTCCCAGCACAGTCGAACGGGAGCCCAAGATCACAAAGGCGGAGGAGAAAGCCGTAATGGTGGGAAGAGGTTGTCAGAGATTGGGCCAGAGCGGTTGGTACAACGTACGCTTCACGGACACGCAGAAGCAGTTTCAGGCTACACCGATTTTCACGGCGCTGAAGCCTAATAACCTTCTTGCCAGCGTCACGCCAAAGTACAGTCGAACTGCCGAGATCCTGGAGAGAGCGGACTTGACTCTCGGCGCCATCACGCATGGTCTCATTCAACACCGACTCATTTTCCAAAACCTGTTGGATAACCTGCCAAGTGATATTAAGAAACGAGTCGGGGTAGACTTCGTTGAGGCTGACTCCTCTTTTCGAAAGAGCACAGACGCGTTAATACAGTATACGTGTGGTCGACGCGCAGAGGTCATAAAAGAAAGGAGAGATCTGTATAAACCAAAGAACGTCACGTATAAAAATATACTAAGAGACATCCCACCCTCCGATACCCACCTATTTGAGGAGAAAACTCTCAGTGAAACGGTAAAAGAGTTAGGAGGTATCAATAAAATTTTCCCTCCAAAACGAGGTAAACTGGTTGTACCGAGACCAGCATATCAACAAGAGTCTAAAGATCCTCCACGTAGGCCTTACCCCAAAGCACGCTATGGCCAAAGAGATTCACATAAAGCACCGAAGCCAAACAGGCCATTTCGTCCATCAAGGGAAGAAAAACGCAAGCCCTTTTTCAGGGGGGGTAAGCAAGGGAAGGAGGGAGGAAAGTGA